The following proteins come from a genomic window of Zygotorulaspora mrakii chromosome 8, complete sequence:
- the RPE1 gene encoding ribulose-phosphate 3-epimerase RPE1 (similar to Saccharomyces cerevisiae RPE1 (YJL121C); ancestral locus Anc_1.234): MVKPIIAPSILASDFANLGCECHRVINAGADWLHIDVMDGHFVPNITLGQPIVTSLRRSVPRAGDSSNTKHKPTAFFDCHMMVEEPEKWVDDFAKAGADQFTFHYEASEDPLSLVKLIKEHRMKAACAIKPGTPVDVLFELGPHLDMALVMTVEPGFGGQKFMVEMMPKVAKLREMFPHLNIQVDGGLGKETIPHAAKAGANVIVAGTSVFGASDPQDVIQFMKREVAENLESRGLLD; the protein is encoded by the coding sequence atGGTGAAACCAATTATTGCTCCAAGTATCCTAGCGTctgattttgcaaatcttGGCTGTGAATGTCACAGAGTTATTAATGCCGGTGCGGACTGGTTACATATAGATGTTATGGACGGCCATTTTGTGCCAAACATTACATTAGGTCAGCCAATTGTCACCTCTCTGCGTCGTTCAGTACCAAGGGCTGGTGATTCTAGCAACACTAAGCATAAACCAACagcattttttgattgtcaTATGATGGTTGAAGAACCTGAAAAATGGGTGGACGACTTTGCCAAAGCTGGTGCAGATCAATTCACGTTCCATTACGAGGCTAGTGAGGACCCTTTGTCGTTGGTCAAACTAATCAAGGAGCATAGGATGAAGGCTGCGTGCGCGATCAAGCCAGGAACGCCCGTGGATGTATTATTTGAACTAGGTCCACATCTAGATATGGCTCTTGTTATGACAGTGGAACCAGGTTTTGGTGGACAAAAATTTATGGTCGAAATGATGCCAAAGGTTGCTAAACTAAGAGAAATGTTCCCACATTTAAATATCCAAGTCGACGGTGGGCTAGGTAAGGAGACAATTCCTCATGCTGCCAAAGCAGGAGCAAACGTTATTGTTGCCGGAACAAGTGTGTTCGGTGCTAGTGATCCTCAGGATGTTATCCAATTCATGAAAAGGGAGGTCGCTGAGAATTTAGAATCTAGAGGATTATTAGACTAA